From Chloroflexota bacterium, a single genomic window includes:
- a CDS encoding zinc ABC transporter substrate-binding protein yields MKYQIQGKTTTGRGQSGFLLLFLAVLLAAVPACGTGGEPSASGKLSIVTTFYPLQYLAERVGGERVSVRNLVPPGAEPHDWEPKPRDITAIKRAKLFIYQGAGFEQWAERAVDSLPSNGPVVVKATERLTLLRGSDGDEPFDPHVWLDPALYAKQAIAVRDALAKADPAGQAVYTANLGALSAELDGLVSDMQRGLASCRRATIVTSHAAFAYLAERFGLTQYAISGLSPEAEPSPARLREVVQEVKRQGATHIFFETLVSDAVARTVAREAGVGTLVLNPIEGLAQGDVKAGADYISLQRQNLANLRTALGCA; encoded by the coding sequence ATGAAGTATCAAATACAAGGCAAAACGACCACCGGAAGAGGCCAAAGCGGCTTCCTGCTGCTCTTCTTGGCGGTGCTTCTGGCCGCAGTGCCCGCATGCGGAACCGGCGGGGAGCCTTCAGCGTCAGGCAAGCTCTCCATCGTGACGACCTTCTACCCCTTGCAGTACCTCGCTGAGCGCGTGGGCGGGGAGCGCGTCAGCGTGCGGAACCTTGTGCCGCCCGGCGCGGAGCCCCACGACTGGGAGCCGAAGCCTCGCGACATCACGGCGATCAAGCGCGCAAAGCTCTTTATCTACCAAGGCGCCGGGTTCGAGCAGTGGGCCGAGCGCGCGGTGGATAGCCTTCCGTCTAACGGGCCAGTGGTCGTGAAGGCCACAGAGAGACTGACGCTGCTCCGGGGGAGCGATGGCGATGAGCCGTTCGACCCCCACGTCTGGCTCGACCCGGCGCTGTACGCGAAGCAGGCCATCGCCGTGCGCGACGCCCTGGCAAAGGCTGACCCCGCCGGGCAGGCCGTCTACACGGCGAACCTCGGCGCGCTCTCTGCCGAGTTGGACGGCCTTGTATCGGATATGCAACGCGGGCTGGCCTCCTGCCGGCGTGCTACCATCGTCACCTCCCACGCCGCCTTCGCCTACCTTGCAGAACGCTTCGGGTTGACGCAGTACGCTATCTCCGGCCTTTCGCCGGAGGCGGAGCCGAGCCCGGCCCGCCTGCGGGAGGTGGTGCAGGAGGTGAAGCGCCAGGGGGCCACGCATATCTTTTTTGAGACGCTGGTGAGCGATGCCGTGGCAAGGACCGTCGCGCGGGAGGCCGGTGTGGGAACGCTGGTGTTGAACCCCATCGAGGGGCTGGCGCAGGGGGATGTGAAGGCAGGGGCGGACTACATCTCGCTCCAGAGGCAGAACTTGGCGAACCTGAGGACGGCCCTGGGATGCGCATGA
- a CDS encoding zinc ABC transporter substrate-binding protein — protein sequence MKYQIQGKTTTGRGQSGFLLLFLAVLLAAVPACGTGGEPSASGKLSIVTTFYPLQYLAERVGGERVSVRNLVPPGAEPHDWEPKPRDITAIKRAKLFIYQGAGFEQWAERAVDSLPSNGPVVVKATERLTLLRGSDGDEPFDPHVWLDPALYAKQAIAVRDALAKADPAGQAVYTANLGALSAELDGLVSDMQRGLASCRRATIVTSHAAFAYLAERFGLTQYAISGLSPEAEPSPARLREVVQEVKRQGATHIFFETLVSDAVARTVAREAGVGTLVLNPIEGLAQGDVKAGADYISLQRQNLANLRTALGCA from the coding sequence TGAAGTATCAAATACAAGGCAAAACGACCACCGGAAGAGGCCAAAGCGGCTTCCTGCTGCTCTTCTTGGCGGTGCTTCTGGCCGCAGTGCCCGCATGCGGAACCGGCGGGGAGCCTTCAGCGTCAGGCAAGCTCTCCATCGTGACGACCTTCTACCCCTTGCAGTACCTCGCTGAGCGCGTGGGCGGGGAGCGCGTCAGCGTGCGGAACCTTGTGCCGCCCGGCGCGGAGCCCCACGACTGGGAGCCGAAGCCTCGCGACATCACGGCGATCAAGCGCGCAAAGCTCTTTATCTACCAAGGCGCCGGGTTCGAGCAGTGGGCCGAGCGCGCGGTGGATAGCCTTCCGTCTAACGGGCCAGTGGTCGTGAAGGCCACAGAGAGACTGACGCTGCTCCGGGGGAGCGATGGCGATGAGCCGTTCGACCCCCACGTCTGGCTCGACCCGGCGCTGTACGCGAAGCAGGCCATCGCCGTGCGCGACGCCCTGGCAAAGGCTGACCCCGCCGGGCAGGCCGTCTACACGGCGAACCTCGGCGCGCTCTCTGCCGAGTTGGACGGCCTTGTATCGGATATGCAACGCGGGCTGGCCTCCTGCCGGCGTGCTACCATCGTCACCTCCCACGCCGCCTTCGCCTACCTTGCAGAACGCTTCGGGTTGACGCAGTACGCTATCTCCGGCCTTTCGCCGGAGGCGGAGCCGAGCCCGGCCCGCCTGCGGGAGGTGGTGCAGGAGGTGAAGCGCCAGGGGGCCACGCATATCTTTTTTGAGACGCTGGTGAGCGATGCCGTGGCAAGGACCGTCGCGCGGGAGGCCGGTGTGGGAACGCTGGTGTTGAACCCCATCGAGGGGCTGGCGCAGGGGGATGTGAAGGCAGGGGCGGACTACATCTCGCTCCAGAGGCAGAACTTGGCGAACCTGAGGACGGCCCTGGGATGCGCATGA
- a CDS encoding metal ABC transporter ATP-binding protein, translating to MRMNGSSTAPLVYEGVTFSYGATPAVEDVSLTIEKGDFVALIGPNGSGKTTLARLGIGLERPQKGSVLLFGKEVRHFAEWHRIGYVPQRTMAFSVRFPAKVRDVVAMGEYRGFDPRTILRRKMSEAAEEALKTAGVWDYRDRLISELSGGQQQRVLIARALVHEPDLLVLDEPTTGIDKPGQEEFYSLLRQLRGKFGVTILMISHDIGVVMHDATKVACINIRLLSYAPHHELTDETLARVCGHTADVVIHRHR from the coding sequence ATGCGCATGAACGGATCGAGCACGGCTCCGCTGGTCTACGAAGGCGTCACCTTCTCCTACGGCGCGACGCCTGCGGTGGAGGATGTCTCCTTGACCATCGAAAAGGGAGACTTCGTCGCGCTCATCGGCCCCAACGGCAGCGGGAAGACCACGCTGGCGCGACTGGGCATCGGCCTTGAGCGGCCCCAGAAGGGGAGCGTCCTGCTCTTCGGCAAAGAGGTGCGCCACTTCGCCGAATGGCACCGCATCGGCTACGTGCCGCAGCGCACCATGGCCTTTAGCGTCCGCTTCCCCGCCAAGGTGCGGGACGTGGTGGCGATGGGCGAATATCGCGGCTTCGACCCTAGGACCATCTTGCGCCGGAAGATGAGCGAAGCGGCGGAAGAGGCCCTGAAAACGGCCGGCGTGTGGGACTACCGCGACCGGCTCATCAGCGAGCTCTCCGGCGGCCAGCAGCAGCGCGTCCTCATCGCGCGGGCCCTGGTCCACGAGCCCGATCTGCTGGTGCTGGATGAGCCGACGACGGGCATAGACAAACCGGGACAGGAGGAGTTCTACTCTCTCCTGCGCCAGCTCCGGGGGAAGTTCGGCGTTACCATCCTCATGATCTCCCACGATATCGGCGTGGTGATGCACGATGCGACCAAGGTGGCCTGCATCAACATCCGCCTCCTCTCCTACGCGCCGCATCACGAGCTGACGGACGAGACGCTGGCCCGCGTCTGCGGCCACACGGCAGACGTGGTCATCCACAGACACCGATAA
- a CDS encoding ATP-binding cassette domain-containing protein: MNGSSTAPLVYEGVTFSYGATPAVEDVSLTIEKGDFVALIGPNGSGKTTLARLGIGLERPQKGSVLLFGKEVRHFAEWHRIGYVPQRTMAFSVRFPAKVRDVVAISAEPR; the protein is encoded by the coding sequence ATGAACGGATCGAGCACGGCTCCGCTGGTCTACGAAGGCGTCACCTTCTCCTACGGCGCGACGCCTGCGGTGGAGGATGTCTCCTTGACCATCGAAAAGGGAGACTTCGTCGCGCTCATCGGCCCCAACGGCAGCGGGAAGACCACGCTGGCGCGACTGGGCATCGGCCTTGAGCGGCCCCAGAAGGGGAGCGTCCTGCTCTTCGGCAAAGAGGTGCGCCACTTCGCCGAATGGCACCGCATCGGCTACGTGCCGCAGCGCACCATGGCCTTTAGCGTCCGCTTCCCCGCCAAGGTGCGGGACGTGGTGGCGATCTCCGCAGAGCCGCGCTAA